A genomic region of Prevotella scopos JCM 17725 contains the following coding sequences:
- a CDS encoding VapE domain-containing protein, with protein sequence MQALSECLALSCSLHNFTLGNQTKHIMKKNADKGKSEGGNNMSKQKKTSSKNGEIETYLSSRYEFRYNTVLGRTEYRSKNDAHFSKVGRYEINTLRREIDNDIGIITSSDNLYSIIESSFSPRINPIQEYFKKLSATDIGSSNPDCGNKVSLSLKAIPDLASCVVVRNSDKWLPYLTKWLVAVVANAMDDRECRNHTCLVLTGEQGKFKTTFLDLLCPPALHGYSYTGKIYPQEKDTLTYIGQNLIVNIDDQLKALNKRDENELKNLITCPMVKYRMPYDKYVEEHPHLASFVASVNGNDFLTDPTGSRRFLPFEVLSIDIEKAKRISMDNVYAEAKALLKSGFRYWFDDEEIAELYRESEDFQVQTAEMELLLRCFEKPAEDENYSLMTTTEILTYLGIYTHQPLVAKRMGEALKKAEYIKVSKRRNGGSPIYVYKIRKILPCPLLQTCSSQM encoded by the coding sequence ATGCAAGCACTCTCCGAATGCTTGGCACTTTCTTGTTCTCTTCATAACTTCACTCTTGGAAACCAAACCAAGCATATAATGAAGAAGAATGCAGATAAAGGTAAATCGGAGGGAGGAAACAATATGTCCAAGCAAAAGAAGACTTCCTCAAAAAACGGTGAGATAGAAACCTATCTGTCCTCTCGCTATGAGTTCAGATACAACACTGTATTGGGAAGAACCGAATACCGAAGCAAGAACGATGCTCATTTCTCAAAAGTGGGTCGCTATGAAATCAACACGCTCCGCAGGGAGATAGACAACGACATCGGGATTATCACATCTTCTGATAATCTCTATTCCATCATCGAGAGCAGTTTCTCTCCACGCATCAACCCCATACAGGAGTATTTCAAAAAGTTGTCTGCAACGGATATAGGCAGCAGTAACCCTGATTGTGGAAATAAAGTTTCCCTTTCACTGAAAGCCATTCCCGACTTGGCAAGTTGCGTTGTCGTGCGCAACTCCGACAAATGGCTGCCGTACCTCACCAAGTGGCTCGTGGCAGTGGTTGCCAACGCAATGGACGACCGTGAGTGCCGTAACCATACCTGCCTCGTACTCACAGGCGAGCAGGGCAAGTTCAAGACCACGTTCCTTGACCTGCTCTGTCCCCCAGCACTGCACGGTTACAGTTACACAGGAAAAATATATCCGCAGGAAAAGGACACACTCACTTATATCGGTCAGAACCTTATCGTAAACATAGACGACCAGCTAAAAGCCCTCAATAAGCGGGATGAGAACGAGCTGAAAAACCTCATCACCTGTCCGATGGTCAAGTACCGTATGCCGTATGACAAGTACGTGGAGGAGCATCCCCACTTGGCAAGCTTTGTGGCATCAGTGAACGGCAATGACTTTCTTACAGACCCGACAGGCAGCAGAAGGTTCCTGCCCTTTGAAGTACTTTCCATAGACATAGAGAAAGCCAAGCGTATTTCAATGGACAATGTCTATGCTGAAGCCAAAGCCCTGCTAAAGTCAGGTTTCCGCTATTGGTTTGATGATGAAGAGATTGCCGAACTATACAGGGAGAGTGAGGACTTTCAGGTACAGACCGCTGAGATGGAACTCTTGCTGCGTTGCTTCGAGAAACCAGCGGAGGACGAAAACTATTCGTTAATGACCACTACGGAGATACTCACCTATTTGGGTATTTATACCCACCAGCCACTTGTTGCCAAACGTATGGGCGAAGCCTTGAAGAAAGCAGAATATATAAAGGTGAGCAAACGAAGAAACGGTGGTAGCCCCATCTATGTCTACAAGATTAGGAAAATCTTGCCCTGCCCGCTCCTTCAAACTTGTAGTAGTCAAATGTAG
- a CDS encoding helix-turn-helix domain-containing protein, with the protein MGYFIITDSNWAKLRNEILSLAETCHKAFGERSRHTDWLHNGDVCRLLNISKRTLQHYRDTGVLPFAQIGHKCYYKREDVEQLLQTKTEKAETGKTKINK; encoded by the coding sequence ATGGGATATTTTATCATTACGGATTCAAACTGGGCAAAGCTGAGGAACGAGATTCTCAGCCTTGCCGAGACCTGCCACAAGGCATTCGGGGAACGAAGCAGGCACACCGATTGGCTGCACAACGGTGATGTGTGCAGGCTGCTTAATATCAGCAAGCGCACCTTGCAGCACTACCGTGATACGGGTGTGTTGCCCTTTGCCCAAATCGGGCATAAGTGCTACTACAAGCGTGAGGACGTGGAACAGTTGCTCCAAACAAAAACGGAGAAAGCTGAAACGGGAAAAACTAAAATCAACAAATAG